Genomic window (Akkermansiaceae bacterium):
CGGAGCTTGTCCACCAGCCTGCCGACGAGCTGTTCCACCGCCGCCATCTGCGCGCCGTCGATCAGCCGGTCATCCGCGGTGAACGCCTCATACGCCTTCGGGATGGTGACCTCCCCGTCGATCACATCGACACGGATGTTCCCCAGCAGGATGCGGAGCTGCGCCAGGCTGCGCGCGCCGCCATATCCTCCGGGGGATGCGGCGATGATGGCCGCGGCTTTCCCCTTGAACGCCAGCAGCGGAGGCTCCTCATCCGAGTCCGCCCTGGACACCCAGTCGATGGTGTTCTTCAGCGCCGCGGTGATGCCGCTGTTGTATTCCGGCGAGGCGATGATGAAACCGTCGCTGCGCACGAACAGTTCCTTCAGCCTCTTCGCCGCCTCCGGCTTGCCTTCCGCTTCCTCGTGGTCCTCGTCGAACAGGGGCAGACGGTAATCCCTGAGCGAGACGAGGGTCACCTCCGCCCCCGCCTCATGGGCGGCTTCCGCAGCCAGTGCCGCGAGTTTCTGATTGTAGGATTCCAGGCGGAGGCTGCCGCCAAAGACGAGGATGCGTGGCTTGCTCATGATTTCCGGTAGTATGTCACAAAAAATGGCGGCGTCAGCAAGAAGACTGACGCCGCCATGACGAAATTGGCACGATCAGATCATGCGCCCGCCTTCACTTCGAGCTTCAGCTCGATGACGACTTCGTTGCGGATGAGGTCCTCCGCCTTGCCCGGATAGACCACGCCGAAGTCCTGGCGGTTGATGTCGAATTTCGCGTCGATCTTCACCAGATCCCCGCTCTGGGTGACGGTCGCGGGGAACGTGATGTTCTTCGTAACGCCGTGGAGCGTGAAGTTTCCGGAAACCTCATAGGCAGTATCCGACTTTTTCTCCAGGGAGGTCGCCACGAAGGTGGACTCCGGGAATTTCTCCACGTCGAAGAAATCCGGGCTCTTCAGGTGGCCGGTGAGCTTCTCGTCATCGGACCA
Coding sequences:
- a CDS encoding NAD(P)H-dependent oxidoreductase, translated to MSKPRILVFGGSLRLESYNQKLAALAAEAAHEAGAEVTLVSLRDYRLPLFDEDHEEAEGKPEAAKRLKELFVRSDGFIIASPEYNSGITAALKNTIDWVSRADSDEEPPLLAFKGKAAAIIAASPGGYGGARSLAQLRILLGNIRVDVIDGEVTIPKAYEAFTADDRLIDGAQMAAVEQLVGRLVDKLRKAES
- a CDS encoding YceI family protein, with the protein product MKPTSIIIALAVPVLFTACENPADKTESAAVKEAVEGTVATADGGTKYVFTENSTVNFVGSKVTGSHSGGFKTVAGHFSVKDGALSGNDHKVTIDMNSAWSDDEKLTGHLKSPDFFDVEKFPESTFVATSLEKKSDTAYEVSGNFTLHGVTKNITFPATVTQSGDLVKIDAKFDINRQDFGVVYPGKAEDLIRNEVVIELKLEVKAGA